The following are encoded together in the Triticum dicoccoides isolate Atlit2015 ecotype Zavitan chromosome 6B, WEW_v2.0, whole genome shotgun sequence genome:
- the LOC119325018 gene encoding cyclin-dependent kinase inhibitor 1-like — MGKYMRKCRAEDGVGGVDVTQAVGVRTRSRAAAANVVVSKRRRPLPPSSPLGGAAARAQSGSCYLKLRSRMLFMAPPAPASAAGPGHGPAPPLPAGLSRCSSTASSVDASAAGQDRSLPSCGSDAAANSKAGAPEGSASNNAESGGNRERRETTPSSHFPGDLSDLESDLAGQNSGRSSLPQTPTAQVQPAARSRIPPAAEIEEFFAAAEEAEARRFACKYNFDVARGVPLDSGRYEWTPAVSSN, encoded by the exons ATGGGGAAGTACATGCGCAAGTGCAGGGCGGAGGACGGCGTGGGCGGCGTGGATGTCACGCAGGCCGTCGGCGTCCGGACCCGGTCGCGGGCGGCCGCGGCCAACGTCGTCGTTTCCAAGAGGAGGCGGCCGCTGCCGCCAAGCTCGCCCCTCGGCGGCGCCGCCGCTCGCGCCCAGAGCGGGAGCTGCTACCTGAAGCTGCGGAGCCGCATGCTGTTCATGGCCCCGCCGGCGCCTGCATCGGCTGCTGGCCCAGGGCACGGGCCGGCGCCGCCGCTCCCGGCGGGCCTCTCGCGCTGCTCCAGCACGGCGTCGTCCGTGGACGCGTCGGCCGCGGGACAGGATAGGAGCCTGCCGTCGTGCGGCTCCGACGCCGCTGCAAACAGCAAG GCAGGCGCTCCGGAGGGCTCAGCAAGCAACAACGCGGAGAGCGGCGGCAACCGCGAGAG GCGAGAGACGACGCCGTCCAGCCATTTCCCCGGCGACCTGAGCGACCTGGAGTCGGATCTGGCGGGCCAGAACAGCGGCCGGTCGTCGCTGCCGCAAACGCCGACCGCCCAGGTCCAGCCGGCCGCGAGGTCGAGGATCCCGCCGGCGGCCGAGATCGAGGAGTTCTTCGCGGCCGCCGAGGAGGCCGAGGCCAGGCGCTTCGCTTGCAA GTACAACTTCGACGTGGCCCGCGGCGTGCCTCTCGACTCCGGCCGGTACGAGTGGACCCCGGCGGTGAGCAGCAACTAG